A genomic segment from Plasmodium relictum strain SGS1 genome assembly, contig: PRELSG_00_v1_423, whole genome shotgun sequence encodes:
- a CDS encoding gamete antigen 27/25, putative, giving the protein MIKKYIFLLNYIILIGHIFEYNILEIKAAESSQASSSKEVEITKDRIFVYFREDCRLEFHMTIYCLDHVLGFKNLSDIKKSVTDLDAIKKEIVDSARKYYQVVMEDDEALERMANRISGRLFNLRSEILTTMDYYSLLKNIFWAEQRAMEDIFIELNEKDDIAQKTEVIGRISSIKSIFEKYLRLININLSGQQIQNTAERIQELLGELCGISIKYTRPASLDFESHALLC; this is encoded by the coding sequence atgattaagaaatatatttttttattaaattacatTATATTAATAGGGCATATATTTGAGTATAACATATTGGAAATTAAAGCTGCGGAGTCATCACAAGCATCATCTTCAAAAGAAGTTGAGATAACAAAAGATAgaatttttgtatattttaggGAAGATTGTAGATTAGAGTTTCATATGACAATTTATTGTTTGGATCATGTATTGGGATTTAAGAATCTTagtgatataaaaaaatctgTAACTGATTTAGATGccataaaaaaggaaattgtTGATTCAGCAAGAAAATATTATCAGGTGGTGATGGAAGATGATGAAGCCTTAGAAAGAATGGCGAATAGAATAAGTGGTCGTCTTTTTAATTTACGTTCTGAAATATTAACAACAATGGATTATTATTCACTTttgaagaatattttttgGGCAGAGCAAAGAGCAATGgaagatatttttattgaattaaatgaaaaagatgaTATTGCACAGAAAACGGAAGTTATTGGCCGTATAAGTTctataaaaagtatttttgaaaaatatttaaggttaataaatattaacttATCAGGACAGCAAATACAGAATACGGCAGAGAGAATACAGGAATTACTAGGTGAATTATGTGGCATATCCATTAAATATACCAGACCTGCTTCTTTAGACTTTGAATCTCATGCTTTACTTTGTTAA